The following coding sequences are from one Rhipicephalus microplus isolate Deutch F79 chromosome 3, USDA_Rmic, whole genome shotgun sequence window:
- the LOC119182901 gene encoding chromatin assembly factor 1 subunit A-A has translation MPGTPTKKMKQSRLPFQALAGSAQKRKAAADQEPVCKQPRPDQPNPGQGTFRPFELKAGMTLAPAVPADVRQRFDHLLMDRFLQSQCDAEVRLNPRGERWHRYVREPRSAPRAKLLQFCENVRPAYWGTWRRRSRTVSGRNPWAKDQTLDYEVDSEAEWDEEPGESLSGSEPESEPDDYEVDNEVFVPHGYLSEDEEEGGGPSAAALQVRQLELQDELRESGPKGPRLQPLVVTGPDVGLLARFAAVRLKPGPLRPSWQEENVPDDALQLLGRLVHGRACCSQGELVRQFQSKWEGAPVPRRQLLDALQALGPERPRGGNCWRLPAPSLLRLGMPLSRPAGPLDRLWSRETGSQATAVESRQ, from the exons ATGCCTGGCACACCTACCAAGAAAATGAAGCAGT CACGGCTGCCATTCCAAGCACTTGCGGGAAGCGCCCAGAAACGCAAGGCTGCTGCTGACCAGGAACCAGTATGCAAGCAGCCACGCCCTGACCAGCCAAACCCTGGACAA GGGACCTTTAGGCCATTCGAGCTGAAAGCTGGCATGACCCTGGCGCCAGCTGTACCGGCTGATGTTAGACAGCGTTTCGACCACTTGCTGATGGACCGCTTTTTGCAGTCACAG TGCGATGCAGAAGTCCGTCTAAACCCTAGAGGAGAACGGTGGCATCGGTATGTTCGTGAACCTCGGTCAGCACCTCGAGCCAAGTTGCTCCAATTCTGTGAAAATGTGCGGCCTGCCTACTGGGGAACGTGGCGTCGACGAAGTCGCACGGTGTCGGGCCGCAATCCTTGGGCAAAAGACCAG ACACTGGACTACGAGGTGGATAGTGAGGCCGAGTGGGACGAGGAGCCCGGCGAGAGCTTGTCAGGCAGCGAGCCAGAGAGCGAGCCTGATGATTACGAAGTTGACAATGAAGTATTTGTGCCCCATGGCTACCTGTctgaagacgaagaagaaggtGGCGGCCCCTCCGCTGCAGCACTTCAGGTTCGGCAACTGGAGCTCCAGGATGAGCTGCGTGAGAGTGGTCCTAAAGGGCCAAGGCTGCAACCATTGGTGGTCACTGGGCCGGATGTTGGACTTCTAGCACGCTTTGCAGCCGTTCGGTTGAAGCCGGGTCCATTACGTCCCAGCTGGCAAGAGGAGAATGTTCCAGATGATG CCCTGCAGCTGCTGGGCCGACTGGTGCACGGACGTGCCTGCTGCAGCCAGGGGGAGCTGGTTCGTCAGTTCCAGTCCAAGTGGGAAGGCGCGCCCGTGCCACGTCGACAGCTTCTTGACGCCCTGCAAGCCTTGGGGCCCGAGCGCCCTCGGGGAGGAAACTGCTGGCGTCTGCCTGCCCCATCTTTGCTGCGACTTGGCATGCCACTGTCACG GCCTGCGGGTCCCTTGGATCGTCTCTGGAGCCGAGAGACTGGGAGTCAAGCCACTGCAGTCGAGTCACGGCAGTAA